One Halobaculum roseum DNA segment encodes these proteins:
- a CDS encoding tRNA (guanine(26)-N(2))-dimethyltransferase: protein MEVTEGGVTVEVEGARDGASEGRADEVFYNPEMELNRDITVAVLRAYADREPRAETYLDAMAASGVRATRAAAEGWDVTAADVDDDAVALAERNLAEYGGEAVQRDANALLHEGFFDVVDVDPYGSPMPFVDAAIAGTRNLLCVTATDTAPLCGAHFESGVRRYDTVPRNTEYHSEMGLRVLIGALVRRAASRDKAAVPICSHVSRHYARTYLELEANATDATATLEDLGFVHHCEDCLERDHEFGRLPDVPETCPDCGSNRVLTAGPIWLGPVADAGFTERVADEVTDDMGEAKRARKLLDTVADELDTPTHYDQHRLCKQWTRPAVGMDEFVDALREAGFAASHAHYSGTAFKTDATVAEMREATADLG, encoded by the coding sequence ATGGAGGTCACGGAGGGCGGCGTCACCGTCGAGGTCGAGGGCGCGCGCGACGGCGCCAGCGAGGGCCGCGCCGACGAGGTGTTCTACAACCCCGAGATGGAGCTGAACCGCGACATCACGGTCGCCGTGTTGCGGGCGTACGCCGACCGCGAGCCGCGCGCGGAGACGTACCTCGACGCGATGGCCGCCTCCGGCGTCCGTGCGACCCGGGCGGCCGCCGAGGGGTGGGACGTGACCGCCGCAGACGTGGACGACGACGCCGTCGCGCTCGCGGAGCGGAACCTCGCGGAGTACGGCGGGGAGGCCGTCCAGCGCGACGCGAACGCGCTGCTGCACGAGGGCTTCTTCGACGTGGTCGACGTGGACCCGTACGGCTCCCCGATGCCGTTCGTCGACGCCGCGATCGCGGGCACGCGGAACCTGCTGTGTGTCACTGCGACCGACACCGCGCCGCTGTGTGGGGCCCACTTCGAGTCGGGCGTCCGCCGCTACGACACCGTCCCGCGAAACACCGAGTACCACTCCGAGATGGGGCTGCGCGTGCTGATCGGCGCGCTCGTGCGCCGGGCGGCCAGCCGCGACAAGGCCGCGGTCCCGATCTGTTCGCACGTCTCGCGCCACTACGCGCGCACCTACCTCGAACTGGAGGCCAACGCCACCGACGCGACGGCGACCCTGGAGGACCTGGGGTTCGTCCACCACTGCGAGGACTGCCTCGAACGCGACCACGAGTTCGGCCGGCTGCCCGACGTGCCCGAGACGTGCCCGGACTGCGGGTCGAACAGGGTCCTCACGGCGGGGCCGATCTGGCTCGGGCCGGTCGCCGACGCCGGGTTCACCGAGCGGGTCGCCGACGAGGTGACCGACGACATGGGGGAGGCCAAACGCGCGCGGAAGCTGCTCGACACCGTGGCCGACGAGTTGGACACGCCGACCCATTACGACCAGCACCGCCTGTGCAAGCAGTGGACGCGCCCGGCCGTCGGCATGGACGAGTTCGTCGACGCGCTGCGGGAGGCCGGCTTCGCGGCCTCGCACGCGCACTACTCGGGAACCGCGTTCAAGACCGACGCGACGGTCGCCGAGATGCGCGAGGCGACCGCGGATCTCGGGTAA
- a CDS encoding YihY/virulence factor BrkB family protein, which yields MSNDARDPPAAGGDGARTGLGGPVAVAGAVVRAVRAADATFVAGSLAYYSGVATLPVAVLAAALVAHAGDGVVASGAVTAGGELLTPRGRTFLRGSIGDVSRRRGIVVVAGALACFSVVQLFRGLDRAFAAVYGVEKRGVRSRVRDTLFALAVGGLGVLAVLLAAGALSLYTNESLVRAAVPLAVLLLSTVGLFPLFYALPATPVSRAEVLPGTLVAAVGWTVTGAVLGAYADAGVGVGIYGSLGGLLVLVAWFYAANLLVLVGAATNAVLAGHV from the coding sequence GTGTCCAACGACGCCCGCGATCCCCCGGCGGCCGGCGGCGACGGAGCCCGGACCGGTCTCGGCGGCCCGGTGGCGGTCGCGGGCGCCGTCGTCCGGGCCGTTCGCGCGGCAGACGCGACGTTCGTTGCGGGGAGCCTCGCGTACTACAGCGGCGTCGCGACCCTTCCGGTCGCGGTGTTGGCGGCCGCGCTCGTCGCGCACGCCGGCGACGGCGTCGTCGCCTCGGGGGCCGTCACCGCGGGCGGGGAGCTGTTGACGCCCCGGGGTCGGACGTTCCTCCGGGGGTCGATCGGCGACGTGTCCCGGCGCCGGGGGATCGTCGTCGTCGCGGGGGCGTTGGCGTGTTTCTCGGTCGTACAGCTGTTCCGCGGGCTCGACCGTGCGTTCGCCGCCGTCTACGGGGTGGAGAAACGGGGCGTCCGTTCGCGCGTCCGCGACACGCTGTTCGCGCTCGCCGTCGGCGGCCTCGGCGTCCTCGCGGTGTTGCTCGCGGCGGGGGCGCTGTCGCTGTACACCAACGAGTCGCTCGTGCGCGCGGCCGTCCCCCTCGCCGTGCTCCTGCTGTCGACCGTGGGGCTGTTCCCGCTGTTTTACGCGCTCCCGGCGACGCCGGTGTCCCGCGCGGAGGTGCTCCCGGGGACGCTCGTCGCCGCCGTGGGATGGACGGTCACGGGCGCCGTGCTCGGTGCGTACGCCGACGCCGGCGTCGGCGTCGGGATCTACGGCTCCCTCGGGGGCCTGCTCGTGCTCGTCGCGTGGTTCTACGCGGCGAACCTGCTCGTGCTCGTCGGCGCGGCGACGAACGCGGTGCTGGCCGGCCACGTCTGA
- a CDS encoding phosphatase PAP2 family protein, whose protein sequence is MFRTVTRDLLAVPGWLVPIAAVLTQLGDPWFLYLGLALLYWLADDRLAANPRRVGATVVAVGLGALAVTVGLKSLFAFPRPPGAGEAAVPLWLPDLLSDAYVNAATGDGFGFPSGHAIGATMVYGGLATFLDVGDRRTRRGVAAGVIVVVALSRIALGVHYLADVAVGIAVGLAGLWLFGRIARTGFRPNPDRAFFLAAVLGAAATVVAAVGGHGGEVLEAGIVVGGGLGGYAVWRVRGTDPAPVGAVGTVAGLALIAAVFGGAYVVASAGLPYVFGVVPDTTPFRLLAVVPLSFAGVSLVVAWPTIVDRARTGGADESDAESVADLIAEAEPNADGPESERSE, encoded by the coding sequence GTGTTCCGCACAGTCACCAGAGATCTGCTCGCGGTGCCCGGCTGGCTCGTCCCGATCGCCGCGGTTCTCACCCAGCTGGGCGACCCGTGGTTCCTCTATCTCGGGCTCGCGCTCCTCTACTGGCTCGCCGACGACCGGCTGGCCGCCAACCCGCGTCGCGTCGGCGCGACTGTCGTCGCCGTCGGGCTCGGCGCCCTGGCGGTGACGGTCGGCCTCAAGAGCCTGTTCGCATTCCCCCGGCCGCCCGGCGCCGGCGAGGCTGCCGTGCCGCTGTGGCTCCCCGACCTCCTCTCGGACGCGTACGTCAACGCCGCAACCGGCGACGGCTTCGGCTTCCCGTCGGGCCACGCGATCGGCGCGACGATGGTGTACGGCGGCCTCGCGACGTTCCTCGACGTGGGCGACAGACGGACGCGCCGGGGGGTCGCCGCCGGCGTGATCGTCGTCGTCGCGCTCAGCCGGATCGCGCTCGGCGTCCACTACCTCGCCGACGTCGCGGTCGGGATCGCCGTCGGGCTCGCCGGCCTGTGGCTGTTCGGACGGATCGCCCGCACGGGGTTCCGGCCGAACCCCGACCGGGCGTTCTTCCTCGCGGCCGTCCTCGGCGCGGCGGCGACGGTCGTCGCGGCCGTCGGCGGCCACGGCGGCGAGGTGCTCGAGGCGGGGATCGTCGTGGGCGGCGGGCTCGGCGGCTACGCCGTCTGGCGGGTTCGCGGTACAGATCCCGCGCCGGTCGGCGCCGTCGGCACCGTCGCCGGCCTGGCGCTCATCGCCGCGGTGTTCGGCGGCGCCTACGTCGTCGCCTCCGCCGGGCTCCCGTACGTCTTCGGCGTCGTCCCCGACACGACCCCCTTCCGCCTGCTCGCGGTCGTTCCCCTGTCGTTCGCCGGCGTCTCGCTCGTCGTCGCCTGGCCGACGATCGTGGACCGGGCTCGGACGGGCGGAGCGGACGAGTCGGACGCCGAGTCGGTCGCGGACCTGATCGCCGAGGCCGAGCCCAACGCGGACGGTCCGGAATCCGAGCGGTCGGAGTGA